Proteins encoded within one genomic window of Panicum virgatum strain AP13 chromosome 1N, P.virgatum_v5, whole genome shotgun sequence:
- the LOC120654670 gene encoding tyrosine-sulfated glycopeptide receptor 1-like: MIWKDQTKRRQQLVLLVLLLFLDQTLFDPYSLSRDNLCFSFHPDFWKEALCFSFNPDFRKEAMRALHFSHMKYSNRFGRTFIGLALVLLLFPSLTSSCTEQECTSLLRFLGGLSQDGNLTLTWKNGTDCCTWEGITCSPDRMVTDVFLAKRNLQGSISSSLGNLTGLLHLNLSYNLLSGGLPLELVLSSSIIILDVSFNQLSGDLKEMSSATPARPLKVLNISSNLFSGHFPSTTWEVTKSLVVLNISNNSFIGKVPTTFCFSAPSFAVLELSYNRFDGSVPTKLGNCSMMTSLSAGHNNLSGTLPDVLLNATLLEHLSFPNNQLKGSLSDISKLRNLVTLDLGGNEFSGNIPDSIGELKRLEEIHLDHNDISGELPSTLSSCTSLVTIDLKNNKFNGALTRVNFSTLTNLKTLDLMWNNFTGTIPESIYSCSNLTALRLSSNGLHGQLSERIDNLKALSFLSLVNISLTNITGALQTLRNCRNLTTLLIGINFMHEAMPEDDTIDGFENLQVFSINDCSLSGKIPPWLSKLTNLEMLFLYNNQLTGPIPDWISNLNSLFYIDISNNSLTGEIPMALMEMPMLKTNSVPPKVFEIPVYTTPSLQYRMPGAFPKVLNLSINNLTGVIPKEIGQLKALLSLSLSTNKLSGEIPEAISNLTNLQVLDLSSNNLTGKISAALNDLHFLSKFNVSNNDLEGSVPTVGQLSTFPYSSFDGNPKLCGPMLVNHCDSAEAPLTSKKRRNKTAIFAPAFGVFFGGVATLFLLARLLFFFRSKSFMTRRTGNNKDVTEGMPSNFNSEQSLVMVSRSKGENGKLTFIDLVKATNNFDKENIIGCGGYGLVYKAELPDGSKVAIKKLSSEMCLVDREFSAEVDALSMAQHDNLVPLWGYCIQGNSRFLIYSYMENGSLDDWLHNRDDDTSTFLDWPMRLKIAQGAGQGLSYIHDVCKPHIVHRDIKSSNILLDKEFKAYIADFGLSRLVFPNKTHVTTELVGTLGYIPPEYGQGWVATLRGDIYSFGVVLLELLTGQRPVPISFVSKELVQWVLEMRSEGKQIEVLDSTLRGTGYEKQMLKVLDVACQCVSHNPSMRPTIKEVVSCLDTIDANLRIQNSVNIE, from the coding sequence ATGATTTGGAAGGATCAAACAAAACGGAGACAACAGCTTGTCCTGCTTGTCCTCCTGCTCTTTCTAGATCAGACCCTGTTCGACCCCTATAGCCTCTCACGAGACAACTTATGCTTCTCCTTCCATCCTGATTTCTGGAAAGAAGCCTTATGCTTCTCCTTCAATCCTGATTTCAGGAAAGAAGCCATGAGGGCACTCCACTTCTCACACATGAAATACAGCAACAGATTCGGCAGAACTTTCATTGGCCTTGCTCTTGTTCTGCTCCTCTTCCCCTCTCTCACAAGTTCTTGCACCGAGCAGGAGTGCACCTCACTCCTCCGGTTCCTTGGCGGGCTCTCACAGGATGGAAATCTCACCTTGACATGGAAGAATGGCACAGACTGCTGCACATGGGAAGGGATCACCTGCAGTCCAGATAGGATGGTCACCGATGTCTTCTTGGCTAAGAGGAACCTTCAAGGATCAATCTCATCATCCCTTGGCAATCTCACTGGCCTGTTGCACCTAAATCTATCCTACAATTTGCTGTCTGGTGGCCTGCCGCTGGAATTGGTGTTGTCCAGCAGCATCATTATCCTTGACGTCAGCTTCAACCAACTCAGTGGAGACCTCAAAGAGATGTCATCTGCAACCCCTGCAAGGCCTCTCAAGGTACTGAACATCTCGAGTAACTTGTTTTCAGGGCATTTCCCGTCCACCACATGGGAGGTGACGAAGAGTCTTGTTGTGCTCAATATCAGCAATAACAGCTTTATCGGGAAGGTACCAACTACCTTCTGTTTCAGCGCGCCATCGTTTGCTGTGCTTGAACTCAGCTACAACCGGTTCGATGGCAGTGTCCCTACAAAACTCGGTAATTGTTCCATGATGACATCTCTCAGTGCTGGGCACAATAACTTGAGTGGGACTCTTCCAGATGTGCTCCTCAATGCTACCTTATTGGAGCACCTCTCTTTTCCGAATAATCAGTTGAAAGGATCACTAAGCGACATCAGCAAGCTCAGAAATCTGGTCACCCTTGACCTTGGAGGGAATGAGTTCAGCGGCAATATCCCAGATTCTATAGGCGAGCTCAAGAGATTAGAGGAGATTCATTTGGACCATAATGACATCTCTGGAGAGCTTCCATCAACTTTGAGCAGCTGCACAAGCCTTGTAACCATAGACCTCAAGAACAACAAGTTCAATGGAGCACTCACTAGAGTAAACTTCTCCACACTAACCAATCTAAAAACTTTAGATCTTATGTGGAACAACTTTACTGGAACAATTCCAGAGAGCATCTATTCATGTAGCAATCTAACCGCACTGCGGCTCTCCTCCAATGGGCTCCATGGGCAATTATCAGAAAGAATTGACAATCTGAAGGCCCTCTCATTTCTATCACTTGTTAACATCTCCCTTACAAATATCACAGGTGCACTTCAGACCCTTAGGAATTGCAGGAACCTCACAACCTTGCTGATTGGGATCAACTTCATGCACGAGGCCATGCCAGAGGATGATACAATTGACGGTTTTGAGAATCTTCAGGTTTTTTCCATCAATGATTGTTCTTTGTCTGGAAAAATACCTCCATGGTTATCAAAGCTCACTAATTTGGAGATGCTATTTTTATATAACAATCAGCTGACTGGGCCAATACCTGACTGGATCAGCAACTTAAACTCACTGTTCTATATAGACATATCAAACAACAGTCTTACCGGGGAAATTCCAATGGCCTTAATGGAGATGCCAATGCTAAAAACAAACAGTGTTCCACCGAAGGTCTTTGAGATCCCTGTTTATACAACTCCATCACTTCAATACCGCATGCCCGGTGCTTTTCCTAAGGTCCTGAATCTAAGCATCAACAACTTAACTGGTGTGATCCCCAAAGAGATTGGCCAATTGAAAGCGCTTCTTTCACTTAGTTTGAGCACCAACAAGTTATCTGGAGAGATTCCAGAAGCGATCTCCAACCTCACAAACCTGCAGGTGCTCGACTTGTCAAGCAATAATCTTACCGGTAAAATTTCAGCTGCACTGAATGATCTGCACTTCCTTTCTAAGTTCAATGTTTCCAATAATGACCTAGAAGGATCAGTTCCAACTGTAGGCCAACTTAGCACGTTTCCATACTCTAGTTTTGATGGCAACCCAAAATTGTGTGGTCCCATGCTTGTAAATCATTGCGATTCAGCTGAAGCGCCATTGACCTCCAAGAAACGACGCAATAAGACAGCCATCTTTGCACCTGCATTTGGTGTATTTTTTGGAGGGGTTGCCACCCTATTCTTGCTAGCTcgcctccttttcttcttcaggAGTAAAAGTTTCATGACAAGGAGGACGGGCAATAACAAGGATGTTACGGAAGGAATGCCATCCAACTTCAATTCAGAGCAATCCTTGGTGATGGTTTCACGAAGCAAGGGAGAAAATGGTAAGCTCACATTCATTGATCTCGTGAAGGCTACAAATAACTTTGACAAGGAGAATATCATAGGTTGTGGTGGTTATGGGCTAGTCTACAAGGCTGAATTACCCGATGGGTCCAAGGTCGCCATCAAGAAGCTCAGCAGTGAAATGTGCCTTGTGGATAGGGAATTCAGTGCAGAAGTTGATGCACTCTCAATGGCACAGCATGACAATCTTGTGCCACTATGGGGTTACTGCATCCAGGGAAACTCAAGGTTCCTCATATATTCCTACATGGAGAATGGAAGCCTAGATGACTGGCTTCACAACAgggatgatgataccagcacaTTTCTTGATTGGCCAATGAGGTTGAAGATTGCACAAGGAGCAGGCCAGGGTTTGTCCTACATCCATGATGTCTGCAAGCCTCACATTGTTCATCGTGACATCAAATCCAGTAATATCTTACTGGACAAAGAATTCAAAGCTTACATTGCAGATTTCGGGCTATCCAGATTGGTCTTTCCCAACAAAACTCATGTCACGACTGAGTTGGTAGGCACTCTTGGTTACATCCCCCCTGAGTACGGGCAAGGATGGGTGGCTACTCTGAGAGGTGATATCTACAGTTTTGGGGTAGTCCTGCTTGAACTGCTCACAGGCCAGCGGCCTGTTCCAATCTCATTTGTGTCAAAAGAACTCGTCCAGTGGGTATTGGAAATGAGATCTGAAGGAAAGCAGATTGAAGTTCTGGATTCAACACTCCGGGGCACAGGGTATGAGAAGCAAATGCTGAAGGTGCTTGACGTTGCTTGCCAGTGTGTCAGCCATAATCCTTCTATGAGGCCAACAATAAAGGAAGTAGTTTCTTGCTTGGACACCATAGACGCCAACCTGAGGATACAAAATTCAGTCAACATAGAGTAA
- the LOC120654672 gene encoding tyrosine-sulfated glycopeptide receptor 1-like, producing the protein MQSLHFSYKKCSRRLPIPFLGLALLLLICLVTPTSCCTEQEKASLLQFLAGLSNDAGLAKSWQGGTDCCKWEGITCNRNRTVIEVSLASRGLEGRITPSLSNLAGLQHLNLSYNLLSGDLPLELLSSSSIIALDVSFNQLSGELHELPSSTPGQPLKVLNISSNMFTGKFTSITWKAMENLVALNASNNSFTGQIPTQFCNISPSFAVLDLSYNQFSGTLPPGLGNCSMLRVLKAGHNNLIGTLPDELFNATLLEHLSFPNNHLQGTLDGKRIINIRYLSTLDLGGNNFIGDIPDYIGQLKGLEELHLDHNNMSGELPSSLGSCTNLTTINLNNNNFSGELNKVNFSNLSNLKTLDLMRNSFSGEIPESIYSCHKLTALRLSSNSFHGQLSKGLSHLKSLSFLSLTGNSFTNLTNALQILKSSKNLTTLLIGNNFMHETIPDDDSIDGFVNLQVLSISECSLLGKIPHWLSKLRNLEMLFLQSNQLTGTIPDWISSLNFLFYVDISNNNLTGEIPTSLTDMPMLKSDKAAASLDPRVFQLPIYVDTSLQYRKANAFQKVLNLGNNNFIGVIPPEIDLLKELLSLNLSFNKLYGEIPQSICNLTNLLVLDLSSNHLTGRIPTKMNNLHFLSKFNVSSNDLEGPVPTTGQFSTFTNASFDGNPKLCGPTLIRHCNSAEAHFTSKKQHKKKVIFALAFAIFFIAIAILFILVCLLALSRGTSSRTKNRSTDDSDIEVLSFNSNSEHSLVMMPGSKGDENKLTFTDIMKARNKFGKENIIGCGGYGLVFKAELPDGSKLAIKKLNGEMCLMEREFTAEVEALSMAQHENLVPLWGYCIHGNLRFLIYSFLENGSLDDWLHNKDDYPGTFLDWPVRLKIAKGASRGLSYIHDVCKPNIVHRDIKSSNILLDKEFKAYVADFGLSRLILPNKTHVTTELVGTLGYIPPEYGQGWVATLRGDIYSFGVVLLELLTGKRPVPVLSRSKELVPWVLEMRSRGKQIEVLDPVLRGTEQEEQMLKMLEVACKCVNHNPSMRPRIMEVVSYLESIDGGLQTQKSVYK; encoded by the coding sequence ATGCAATCACTCCATTTTTCATACAAGAAATGCAGCAGAAGATTACCCATACCTTTCCTTGGCCTTGCGCTTTTGCTGCTCATCTGCTTGGTCACCCCCACAAGTTGCTGCACAGAGCAGGAGAAGGCCTCTCTCCTGCAGTTCCTTGCTGGGCTGTCGAATGATGCCGGCCTAGCCAAGTCATGGCAGGGAGGCACAGATTGCTGCAAATGGGAAGGCATCACCTGCAACAGAAACAGGACAGTCATTGAGGTCTCTCTGGCTTCTAGAGGCCTTGAAGGGCGCATCACACCATCTCTGAGCAACCTCGCTGGCCTTCAGCATCTTAACTTGTCCTACAACTTGCTGTCTGGTGACCTGCCACTGGAATTGTTATCATCAAGCAGCATCATTGCCCTCGATGTCAGCTTTAACCAACTCAGCGGAGAGCTGCACGAGCTGCCATCTTCAACCCCTGGCCAGCCTCTAAAGGTACTTAACATCTCAAGTAACATGTTTACAGGGAAGTTTACATCCATAACATGGAAGGCGATGGAGAATCTGGTTGCACTCAATGCCAGCAACAACAGCTTTACTGGGCAGATACCAACACAATTCTGTAACATATCTCCATCTTTTGCTGTGCTTGATCTATCCTACAACCAATTCAGTGGCACACTCCCCCCAGGGCTTGGTAACTGCTCCATGCTGCGAGTGCTCAAGGCTGGCCACAACAACCTCATTGGGACACTCCCTGATGAACTCTTCAATGCTACCTTGCTTGAGCACCTGTCTTTCCCTAACAACCATTTGCAAGGAACACTTGATGGTAAACGCATAATCAACATCAGGTATCTGTCTACACTTGATCTTGGAGGCAACAACTTCATTGGTGATATCCCAGATTATATAGGTCAGCTCAAGGGATTGGAGGAGCTCCATTTGGACCACAACAACATGTCAGGAGAGCTGCCATCATCACTGGGCAGCTGCACAAATCTCACAACCAtcaacctcaacaacaacaatttCAGTGGAGAACTCAACAAGGTCAATTTCTCCAATTTATCCAATCTAAAAACCTTAGATCTTATGCGGAACAGTTTCAGCGGCGAAATTCCAGAAAGCATATACTCATGCCACAAACTAACTGCACTGCGTCTATCTTCAAACAGTTTCCATGGCCAGTTATCGAAGGGACTAAGCCATCTGAAGTCACTCTCCTTCCTATCACTTACTGGCAACAGTTTTACAAATTTAACAAATGCACTTCAGATACTAAAGAGCTCCAAGAATCTCACCACTCTTCTTATTGGAAATAATTTCATGCATGAGACCATACCTGACGATGACAGCATTGATGGTTTTGTGAATCTTCAGGTTCTTTCAATAAGTGAATGCTCATTGTTGGGGAAAATACCTCATTGGTTATCAAAGCTCAGAAATTTGGAGATGTTATTTTTACAGAGCAATCAACTAACTGGAACAATACCTGACTGGATAAGCAGCCTAAACTTCCTGTTCTATGTTGATATATCAAATAACAATTTGACTGGGGAAATTCCTACATCATTAACAGATATGCCAATGCTAAAATCAGACAAGGCTGCTGCAAGTTTGGATCCGAGAGTCTTTCAACTACCAATTTATGTAGATACGTCACTTCAATACCGGAAGGCCAATGCTTTTCAAAAAGTGCTCAATCTAGGAAACAATAACTTCATTGGTGTGATCCCTCCAGAGATAGATCTATTAAAAGAGCTCCTTTCACTAAATTTGAGCTTCAACAAATTATATGGAGAAATCCCACAATCAATCTGCAACCTCACAAACTTGCTGGTGCTCGACTTATCAAGCAATCATCTAACTGGCCGAATCCCAACCAAGATGAACAATCTACATTTCCTTTCTAAGTTTAACGTTTCTTCCAACGACCTGGAAGGGCCTGTGCCAACCACAGGCCAATTTAGTACATTCACAAATGCTAGCTTTGATGGCAACCCGAAGCTCTGTGGTCCTACACTTATTCGCCATTGCAATTCAGCAGAAGCACATTTCACCTCCAAGAAACAACATAAGAAGAAGGTCATATTTGCGCTTGCATTTGCTATATTTTTCATAGCTATTGCCATCCTATTCATTCTTGTTTGTCTTCTTGCCTTGTCCCGGGGAACAAGTTCCAGGACCAAAAACAGGAGCACCGATGATAGTGACATAGAAGTGCTATCATTCAACTCCAATTCAGAGCATTCATTGGTGATGATGCCAGGAAGCAAGGGAGACGAAAATAAGCTCACATTCACGGATATTATGAAGGCAAGAAATAAATTTGGGAAGGAGAACATCATTGGATGTGGAGGCTATGGACTAGTATTCAAGGCCGAGCTACCCGATGGATCCAAGCTTGCAATTAAGAAGCTTAATGGCGAGATGTGCCTTATGGAAAGGGAGTTCACTGCAGAGGTTGAAGCACTATCCATGGCCCAGCATGAAAATCTTGTGCCACTGTGGGGTTATTGCATCCATGGAAACTTGAGGTTCCTCATATATTCTTTCTTGGAGAATGGCAGTTTGGATGATTGGCTTCACAACAAAGATGATTATCCTGGAACATTTCTTGACTGGCCGGTGAGGCTCAAAATTGCAAAAGGAGCTAGCCGTGGCCTTTCTTACATTCATGATGTCTGCAAGCCGAACATTGTCCATCGTGACATCAAATCCAGCAACATCCTACTTGACAAAGAATTCAAAGCTTATGTTGCAGATTTTGGGCTGTCAAGACTGATCCTTCCGAACAAAACTCATGTCACGACCGAACTGGTTGGCACTCTTGGTTACATTCCACCTGAGTATGGCCAAGGGTGGGTAGCTACTCTAAGAGGTGATATATACAGTTTTGGTGTTGTCCTCCTTGAGCTGCTTACAGGAAAACGGCCTGTTCCGGTCCTGTCCAGATCAAAAGAACTTGTCCCATGGGTGCTGGAGATGAGGTCTCGTGGGAAGCAGATTGAGGTCCTAGATCCAGTGCTACGAGGCACAGAGCAAGAAGAGCAAATGCTGAAGATGCTTGAAGTTGCTTGTAAGTGTGTGAACCATAACCCGTCTATGAGGCCACGTATCATGGAAGTAGTCTCATATCTGGAAAGCATTGATGGTGGCCTGCAGACGCAAAAGTCAGTCTACAAATAG